ATCAGAATGCATACCATCTGGGCTGTTTCTCCCCCCTCCAAAACCACTCAAGTAATCCTGATCTACATGTTCATGGATTCCAGGCAGCCTCCCTTTGCTTTCCAATCACCCCAGCCATGCAGCACCAATCCCTTTTCCTCAAAATGTACTGGCTGTTTGGTCCAACCAGCAACATCCTTTATTCACAGCTTCTGTTGGGCAGGCCAGACCCATGAACATTCTTTAAGGTGCATTCCACAACACACAGAGCGCCTTTCCCCCCTGAACTTTTGAGTTCATAGATCCTCTGCATAACATGTGATCATTTGAAGCATCAAGGCCTTCAGTGCCTGTCATTTTTGCTCAACAGTGTGCACTAATCACTGGACAATTATTGCCTTGTCATCCATGTCTTCAAAGTTGAAACTCAAGGAAGCCATGTCTTCAACAGACAATCCAATTTCAGGTTGGTAGATGAGGATGTTGCACCATCCATGACAGTGAGGCATCCATGACCACTCTCATACCATagctgctagctagctagtagtACACACAAAGTGTTCCACatataaagagatatatatagatACAAACGAGCTAAGGAGTAGTAGTACACATACATCAACACCACACATATATACACCTTAAAGATTTGCAGGTTTTCAAGAAACATGGATGACTTCACTTTCCCCACTCTCCATGCAGGAGGGCACTGCAGGCAGCTTCTTCCATCAGCGTTCCCTCACCAGCTCGGCCTCGGCGGCTCCCCTCCACCGTggttcctcgccgccgccggtggggaggaggatgaagaggaTGAGAAGATGGACATGCTGTGGGAGGACTTCAACGAGGAGCTCGCCAGCGCGCCGCCGCTGTGCCCGCTGAGCCCTCTGATCAACAAGGGAGGGCTGGCGATGAAGGAGGAGGCCTGGCGCGACGACGAGCTGATCGTCGTCGATCTGGAGAAGCGCGCGAAGCATCTCCAACATTCACAAGACGGCAGGGTGgtccggcgccggcggtggagcCTGGTGCTGATGCTCAGGCTGCTCAAGAAGCTGTTCCTGGTCAAGAAAACCAGGAAGCCGAGAACTGCACCGATTTGATCCTCATCAGATCGGGCTTAGGCTGCTACCTCCAAGAAATCAATGGCGGATGAATTATATACAGTATACCAGAGTATGTTTTGATTAATCGGTAGTGCGTGAGACATTGTGATCTATACAATTGTACTTGTTTTTGCTCTCACAAGGCAAATAGCCCTGTGTTCTTTTTTTGCTAAAGAGTGTGTTTCTTATCATCAGTATTATAAACCTAACTACCTGTTATTGACTTTGAATTTTGGTGTACATTATTTGTTATTACCGTCAAATTCTGCATTTGGTTATCAGAATTGCCCCCCTgacagattttttttttgagattcAAGTTGCATCTTCTGGTCATCAACCAGAGCAAGTTCACTAAAAACCCTGCAATGCGCATTTGACTGGATGAATAAAAGATGAAATGTTTGTCAACTTAATCTATTGGCATTTGATATGTTTAAGATCGGAATTAGTTGGCATACTAGATACTGTTCTGAGTTATACTCCTACCATGTACTTGCCAACAACCTCGTAGATGTAGCTTCCTTTGCCATCAAGAACCTACCGAAATGAAGGGGCCATTAACTGCAGATGAGCCAAAGTTTCTGGTGGCTGTACCAGCATCTGTATGTGAGGCAAAAAATCGGATGCCCCCAAGTCCCCAGCCTCATAAACACTGCCCTAAACGTTGCAACCAACAAGAAGCTGCAATCAGAGTATCACCTTTCAACATTAGTTCTAAGTGCCTTACCTTATCCATCACATGTCTTAATCTGGCTCTCCTAATCACACCATAAAGAATGTACAGTTGTAGTACTTGTGCACTCAATTCTCCGGCTTcaagagtttttttttttactttgggAGGTACCATTTGTCTGCACTAATTCTACTCTAGCAGTCTAGCTGACATGGTAGTACCTCTCTGTAACACCTAAAAGGCAGCTTCCTTTCACCTGTCTCTCATTCTGTTCTTATTCTGCAGACTGAATCATTGAGCAATGATTAGGCCTCACCTAACTTCAGTTATCTCCTGTTTAGCTGTTGCTCTTGGCACACTGATCACCAGTACTGCGAAATTGGTCTGCTGATGAGGAGTGATCTTTCTCCATTGCTGAAGTGCTGGATTGAGTAGAAAGGAATTAGAGGAGggcgtcggggggggggggggggggggtgggcgtCGTCGGCTGAGCTGCTGAGCCTGACTTGAGACCTCAACACGTGGTCTTGTAGCCATCAGCAGCAAGCCAGCAACTAACAGAAAACAGAGTAAAGCAACAAGGAGCTGGATGGCCAAGGGAACAGCCATGAAATGGATGCAGCAACCAATATGCAGGTTGGTCTCGAACAGCAGGAAATTGGTTGTGGAACTTTTGTGCCCTGACAGGTCTGGCCTCACAACAATCTGCAGCTGCTAGGCAGGTGCCAAAAGATCTGACCTTGTGCTCGATCTGTAAGATTTGCTAGAAAGTCCTGGGCTACTGCCTATCTCACAAGTCATACCAACAATCTCAGAGAGAAACTAAGTGGCCGCAGAATACTTCATAACCAGCAGCCAGTTTTGGTCAAGACTTCAGTTGCACCCTAGAGCCG
Above is a genomic segment from Panicum hallii strain FIL2 chromosome 8, PHallii_v3.1, whole genome shotgun sequence containing:
- the LOC112903093 gene encoding uncharacterized protein LOC112903093, whose translation is MSSKLKLKEAMSSTDNPISGGHCRQLLPSAFPHQLGLGGSPPPWFLAAAGGEEDEEDEKMDMLWEDFNEELASAPPLCPLSPLINKGGLAMKEEAWRDDELIVVDLEKRAKHLQHSQDGRVVRRRRWSLVLMLRLLKKLFLVKKTRKPRTAPI